The Pseudodesulfovibrio sp. zrk46 genome contains a region encoding:
- a CDS encoding aldo/keto reductase → MLYRKVPKNGDELSILGFGAMRLPVNEDQSINEEKAIEQMRRAIDAGVNYLDTAWPYHGGMSEIVLGKALKDGYREKVKIADKLPVWLCKSREDMDAILDKQLAKLDVDCIDYYLLHALEGEAWDRIEALGVIDFLEDAKAAGKIANIGFSFHGANEDFSRIVDAYDWTFCQIQYNFLDTENQAGTAGLKHAASKDIAVIIMEPLRGGNLSRPEAPPQVAALWDTAETKRAPVEWALRWVWNAPEVTVVLSGMNVDEHIDQNLAIAAEAEADSLTDGELELISKVADKYIELMPVGCTGCQYCMPCPAGVNIPGCFELYNTGNMFEEPQQVTQFRYAAFSGGAISGKPRKASQCVECGQCVEHCPQHIDIPERLKEVAEYCEVDGIDDAAKNFLKGDQSH, encoded by the coding sequence ATGCTGTATCGCAAAGTCCCTAAAAATGGAGATGAGCTGTCCATTCTCGGCTTTGGCGCCATGCGCCTGCCTGTGAACGAGGACCAGTCCATCAACGAGGAAAAAGCCATCGAACAGATGCGCAGGGCCATAGACGCAGGTGTGAATTACCTCGATACCGCCTGGCCGTATCACGGTGGTATGAGCGAGATCGTGCTGGGCAAGGCCCTCAAGGACGGTTACCGCGAAAAGGTGAAGATTGCGGACAAGCTGCCGGTCTGGCTGTGTAAGAGCCGTGAAGATATGGACGCCATTCTGGACAAGCAGCTCGCCAAGCTCGATGTGGATTGCATCGATTACTACCTGTTGCACGCACTGGAAGGCGAGGCATGGGACCGTATCGAGGCGCTGGGCGTCATCGATTTTCTGGAAGATGCCAAGGCCGCTGGCAAGATCGCCAACATCGGCTTCTCCTTCCACGGCGCCAACGAAGATTTCAGCCGCATCGTGGATGCCTATGACTGGACCTTCTGCCAGATTCAATACAACTTCCTCGATACCGAGAATCAGGCAGGAACCGCAGGCCTGAAGCATGCTGCCTCCAAGGATATCGCCGTGATCATCATGGAGCCCCTGCGCGGCGGCAACCTGAGCCGTCCCGAGGCTCCGCCGCAGGTCGCAGCCCTGTGGGATACCGCCGAGACCAAGCGTGCGCCTGTGGAATGGGCCCTGCGCTGGGTGTGGAATGCGCCCGAGGTGACCGTGGTCCTGTCCGGCATGAACGTGGACGAGCACATCGACCAGAACCTTGCCATCGCCGCCGAAGCTGAAGCTGATTCCCTGACCGATGGAGAACTCGAACTCATCAGCAAGGTTGCTGACAAGTATATTGAGCTCATGCCCGTTGGTTGCACCGGCTGTCAGTACTGTATGCCGTGCCCCGCAGGTGTAAACATTCCGGGTTGCTTTGAGCTCTACAACACAGGCAATATGTTTGAAGAGCCTCAGCAGGTGACCCAGTTCCGGTACGCCGCATTTAGCGGTGGCGCCATTTCCGGCAAGCCTCGCAAGGCCTCTCAGTGTGTCGAGTGTGGTCAGTGCGTCGAGCATTGTCCCCAGCATATCGACATTCCCGAGCGCCTCAAGGAAGTCGCTGAATACTGTGAAGTCGACGGCATCGATGATGCGGCCAAGAACTTCCTGAAGGGTGACCAGAGCCACTAA